A single genomic interval of Terriglobus albidus harbors:
- the leuD gene encoding 3-isopropylmalate dehydratase small subunit, whose translation MQPFTRITSIAVPLDRANVDTDQIIPKQFLKRIERTGYGEFLFFDWRYELDVPDSVMPNPEFVMNAPQYKGAEILVAGKNFGCGSSREHAAWALSDYGFRAVIAPTFADIFFSNAGKNGIVLARLTDDEVNTLMQRAQTPGYEITVDLEAQTVTDAQGFKARFEIDPFRKECLLNGLDDIGLTLRHGEALDKFEAKHDNEFWSAPKTATA comes from the coding sequence ATGCAGCCCTTTACCAGGATCACTTCCATCGCCGTACCTCTTGACCGCGCGAACGTCGACACCGACCAGATCATTCCCAAGCAGTTCCTCAAGCGCATTGAGCGCACCGGCTACGGTGAGTTTCTGTTCTTCGACTGGCGCTACGAACTTGACGTACCCGACTCCGTAATGCCGAACCCTGAGTTCGTGATGAATGCCCCGCAGTACAAAGGCGCGGAGATTCTAGTGGCCGGCAAGAACTTCGGCTGCGGTAGCTCCCGCGAACACGCTGCCTGGGCGTTAAGCGACTATGGCTTCCGCGCCGTCATTGCACCGACCTTTGCCGACATCTTCTTCTCGAACGCAGGTAAGAACGGCATCGTTCTCGCGCGCCTTACGGACGACGAGGTCAACACGCTGATGCAGCGCGCACAGACGCCCGGCTATGAGATCACGGTTGATCTCGAAGCGCAGACCGTAACCGATGCGCAGGGATTCAAGGCTCGCTTCGAGATCGATCCCTTCCGCAAGGAATGTCTCTTGAACGGACTGGACGATATCGGCTTGACGCTGCGACACGGCGAAGCACTCGACAAGTTTGAAGCGAAACACGACAACGAATTCTGGTCTGCACCCAAGACCGCAACCGCGTAA
- the leuC gene encoding 3-isopropylmalate dehydratase large subunit: protein MPQTMFEKVWNNHLVASPEGEPPLIYIDLQLVHEVTSPQAFDGLRLAGRKLRRPDRHIATVDHNVPTTSAEDRLHILDQTSAAQVNALRKNCKEFGIEFFDVQDASQGIVHMIGPELGATKPGMTIVCGDSHTSTHGAFGALAFGIGTSEVEHVMATQTLSQSKPKTFRITVDGTLPYGVTAKDIILHIIGIIGTDGATGYAVEYAGSAIRALSMEGRMTVCNMSIEAGARAGMIAPDETTFAYLMGRRFSPTGKAWDEALAHWKSLPSDEGATFDRELHIDAAEITPTVSWGTSPGMVTSIEGKVPSPDDATNEIDRKGYERALEYMGLKAGTPIEQINIDRVFLGSCTNGRIEDLRAAAEIVKGRHVASSVSAMVVPGSQAVKKQAEEEGLDKIFKDAGFEWREPGCSMCLGMNPDILSPGERCASTSNRNFEGRQGRGGRTHLVSPQMAAAAAIAGHFTDVRNWPNNGGKN, encoded by the coding sequence ATGCCGCAAACGATGTTTGAGAAAGTCTGGAACAACCACCTCGTCGCCTCACCGGAAGGTGAGCCACCGCTGATCTATATCGATCTGCAGCTCGTGCATGAGGTCACCTCACCGCAGGCCTTCGACGGCCTGCGCCTGGCGGGACGTAAGCTGCGCCGTCCTGACCGTCATATCGCCACGGTCGATCACAACGTTCCAACGACCTCTGCGGAGGACCGTCTGCATATCCTCGACCAGACCTCGGCAGCGCAGGTGAATGCACTGCGCAAGAACTGCAAGGAGTTCGGCATCGAGTTTTTCGATGTGCAGGACGCCTCGCAGGGCATTGTGCACATGATCGGGCCGGAGCTGGGTGCGACCAAGCCGGGCATGACGATCGTCTGCGGTGACTCGCATACGTCGACCCACGGAGCGTTCGGAGCTTTGGCGTTTGGCATCGGCACCTCTGAAGTGGAGCATGTGATGGCCACGCAGACGCTGTCGCAGTCAAAGCCGAAGACCTTCCGCATCACCGTCGACGGCACGCTTCCCTACGGAGTGACCGCGAAGGACATCATTCTGCACATCATCGGCATCATCGGTACCGACGGTGCAACAGGCTATGCCGTCGAGTACGCGGGTTCGGCTATTCGAGCGCTCTCGATGGAAGGGCGCATGACCGTCTGCAACATGAGCATCGAAGCCGGTGCACGTGCCGGCATGATCGCTCCGGATGAGACGACCTTTGCTTACCTGATGGGCCGCCGCTTCTCGCCGACAGGCAAAGCGTGGGACGAAGCACTGGCTCATTGGAAGTCGTTGCCCAGTGACGAAGGTGCAACCTTCGATCGCGAGCTGCACATCGATGCTGCCGAGATTACACCGACGGTAAGCTGGGGCACCTCGCCCGGCATGGTGACCAGCATCGAGGGCAAGGTTCCTTCTCCGGACGATGCGACCAACGAGATCGACCGTAAGGGCTACGAGCGCGCCCTTGAGTACATGGGCCTGAAGGCCGGCACACCGATCGAGCAAATCAACATCGATCGTGTCTTCCTTGGATCCTGCACCAACGGCCGCATCGAAGACCTGCGTGCTGCCGCCGAGATCGTGAAAGGCCGCCATGTAGCTTCTTCCGTCTCCGCTATGGTGGTTCCCGGCTCGCAGGCCGTGAAAAAGCAGGCTGAAGAAGAGGGCCTGGACAAGATCTTCAAGGATGCAGGCTTCGAATGGCGCGAACCAGGCTGCTCCATGTGCCTGGGTATGAACCCAGACATCCTGTCGCCGGGTGAGCGCTGCGCCTCAACTTCGAACCGCAACTTCGAAGGCCGTCAGGGCCGTGGCGGACGCACGCACCTGGTCTCGCCGCAGATGGCGGCCGCGGCAGCGATCGCCGGCCACTTCACCGATGTGCGCAACTGGCCGAACAACGGAGGCAAGAACTAA
- the leuB gene encoding 3-isopropylmalate dehydrogenase, with protein sequence MNLKIAVLAGDGIGPEVTNEALNVLNAVAKHGGHTFTYEDLRIGGVAIDADGSPLPEATLAATLKCDAALLGAVGHNKFNSYPPSQRPEAGLLKIRAELGGYANLRPSVAYKPLADNSPLRAEVTEGTDILFVRELLGGLYFGEPRWWDKEKKLAHNTMVYSEAEVARVAKIAFELAQKRRKKVTSVDKANVLEVSQLWRAVVSEVAKNYPDVTLEHQLVDSMAMHLMNTPRSFDVVLTENLFGDILSDECGVITGSLGMLPSATLGGKVNLYEPVHGSAPDIAGKGIANPLGAILTAAMVLRHSAGLEKEAAAVEAAVQEVLTAGYRTADIARGDYAGQKKVSTGEMSKAVLDAIKL encoded by the coding sequence ATGAACCTCAAGATTGCAGTCCTGGCCGGCGACGGTATCGGCCCCGAAGTTACGAACGAAGCTCTGAACGTTCTGAACGCTGTGGCCAAGCATGGCGGCCACACCTTTACGTATGAGGATCTTCGCATCGGCGGCGTGGCCATCGATGCCGACGGCTCACCGTTGCCGGAAGCAACGCTTGCGGCAACACTCAAGTGCGATGCCGCGCTGCTGGGCGCTGTAGGCCACAACAAATTCAACAGCTATCCGCCGAGCCAGCGTCCCGAGGCCGGCCTGCTGAAGATCCGCGCGGAGCTGGGCGGCTACGCCAACCTTCGCCCCTCGGTTGCTTACAAGCCGTTGGCTGACAACTCACCTCTGCGTGCCGAGGTGACGGAGGGAACCGACATCCTCTTCGTCCGCGAGCTTCTTGGCGGTCTCTATTTTGGTGAGCCGCGCTGGTGGGATAAGGAGAAGAAGCTGGCGCACAACACCATGGTCTACAGCGAGGCCGAGGTAGCTCGCGTCGCGAAGATCGCGTTTGAGCTGGCACAGAAGCGCCGCAAGAAGGTGACCTCCGTCGATAAGGCCAATGTTCTCGAGGTCTCGCAGCTCTGGCGCGCCGTTGTTAGCGAGGTCGCAAAGAACTATCCGGATGTGACCCTGGAGCATCAGCTTGTCGATTCGATGGCGATGCACCTGATGAATACGCCGCGCAGCTTCGACGTTGTGCTGACCGAAAACCTCTTCGGCGACATCCTCTCCGATGAGTGCGGTGTCATCACCGGTTCGCTGGGCATGCTGCCCTCCGCGACGCTTGGCGGCAAGGTCAATCTGTATGAGCCGGTTCACGGTTCGGCTCCGGATATCGCAGGTAAGGGTATCGCCAATCCGCTGGGCGCGATTCTGACCGCTGCGATGGTTCTGCGTCACTCCGCCGGGCTGGAGAAGGAAGCTGCCGCCGTCGAGGCCGCAGTACAGGAAGTTCTGACAGCCGGCTATCGCACTGCCGATATCGCGCGCGGCGACTATGCCGGGCAGAAGAAGGTATCGACCGGCGAGATGAGCAAGGCCGTACTCGACGCCATCAAACTTTAG
- a CDS encoding 2-isopropylmalate synthase, whose translation MSTNDRVLFFDTTLRDGEQSPGCTMHHDEKLRFAHQLALLGVDIIEAGFPIASDGDFQSVHSIAREVGRDGKSPRIAGLARCKRDDIEAVARAVAPAARNRIHTFLASSDLHLEVKLRMSRQQALDQTGEMVALAKSHCEDVEFSAEDATRSDIDFLCKMVEIAIEAGATTINLPDTVGYSTPSEYQTMFETVRARVPNSGQVIFSTHCHDDLGLATINTISGVLGGARQVEVSMHGIGERAGNAALEEVAAILSIRKDQYPFTSGLDLKQIGATSKALDQIISFTPSPNKAIVGKNAFAHASGIHQHGVLANPLTYEIMTPASFGVVANTIVLGKHSGRRGLEQKLKDLGYNFNHEQINEIYHRFTALADRKKSIYDQDIVALLEAESAPTV comes from the coding sequence ATGTCGACCAACGATCGCGTTCTCTTTTTCGATACCACGCTGCGTGACGGCGAACAGTCGCCGGGATGCACGATGCACCACGACGAGAAGCTTCGGTTTGCACATCAGCTAGCTCTGCTGGGTGTGGACATCATTGAAGCCGGCTTCCCCATCGCGTCTGACGGTGACTTCCAGTCCGTACACTCGATCGCGCGCGAAGTTGGCCGCGATGGCAAGAGCCCCCGTATCGCTGGTCTGGCCCGCTGCAAACGCGACGACATCGAGGCGGTTGCCCGCGCCGTAGCTCCCGCGGCGCGGAACAGAATTCATACCTTTCTTGCTTCTTCCGATCTGCACCTGGAAGTGAAGCTCCGCATGAGCCGCCAGCAGGCGCTAGACCAGACCGGTGAGATGGTGGCCCTGGCCAAATCGCACTGCGAGGACGTGGAGTTCTCCGCCGAAGACGCGACGCGATCCGACATCGACTTCCTGTGCAAGATGGTGGAGATTGCCATCGAGGCGGGAGCAACCACCATCAATCTTCCGGACACGGTCGGCTATTCGACACCGTCCGAGTACCAGACGATGTTTGAGACGGTTCGGGCCCGCGTACCCAACAGCGGGCAGGTGATCTTCTCCACGCACTGCCACGACGATCTTGGCCTTGCAACGATCAATACTATCAGCGGCGTCCTCGGTGGCGCGCGCCAGGTCGAGGTCTCGATGCACGGCATCGGTGAGCGCGCCGGCAACGCCGCACTGGAAGAGGTCGCGGCGATTCTGTCCATTCGCAAGGATCAGTACCCCTTCACCAGCGGCCTCGACCTGAAGCAGATTGGGGCCACCAGCAAGGCGCTGGACCAGATCATCAGCTTCACGCCATCGCCGAACAAAGCAATCGTTGGTAAGAATGCTTTCGCTCATGCCAGCGGCATTCACCAGCATGGCGTGTTGGCCAATCCGCTGACATACGAGATTATGACGCCGGCTTCGTTCGGCGTTGTGGCGAACACCATTGTGCTGGGCAAGCACAGCGGCCGCCGTGGCCTGGAGCAGAAGCTGAAGGATCTGGGCTATAACTTCAACCACGAGCAGATCAACGAGATCTATCACCGCTTCACGGCGCTGGCGGACCGTAAGAAGTCGATCTACGACCAGGACATCGTGGCGCTGCTCGAAGCGGAGTCCGCACCGACGGTATAA
- a CDS encoding LysR family transcriptional regulator, with protein MDLFQMETFLAVAEEKSFSRAALRLHRTQPAVSQVIGKLEAELGESLFERQTGSLTDAGEVLREYAIKLVNLRDEAGSALKELRSLHRGRLLLAANEYTCLCLLPLIHEYTRRHPNVKVEVQRSLASRIGDDVLANSVELGVLSFQPSDPQLRSVVIFRDELVCVVSPNHALAKAGTASVKELGRERFVAHNIASPQRQRVFQAFAQHRTKLPIWVELPSLDAIKRFVAMGNGVALSPKLTVASELRTGALVEVKARELNFERKLRVVYRKQTALSHTARAFLKIAEEYAVQQGDPYYFQAERVSRVGN; from the coding sequence GTGGACCTCTTTCAGATGGAAACCTTCCTCGCCGTTGCCGAGGAGAAAAGCTTCTCTCGTGCCGCACTGCGCCTTCACCGCACCCAGCCGGCGGTAAGCCAGGTAATCGGCAAGCTGGAGGCGGAGTTGGGCGAATCGCTCTTTGAGCGCCAGACCGGCTCACTCACTGACGCCGGCGAGGTGCTGCGCGAGTACGCTATCAAGCTCGTCAATCTGCGCGACGAGGCGGGTTCGGCATTGAAGGAGCTTCGTTCGCTGCATCGCGGCCGTTTACTGCTGGCGGCCAATGAGTACACCTGTCTCTGCCTGCTTCCGCTCATCCACGAGTACACCCGGCGCCATCCGAATGTAAAGGTGGAGGTCCAACGCTCGCTTGCCAGCCGCATCGGCGACGATGTCCTGGCCAATTCGGTCGAACTTGGCGTGCTGAGTTTTCAGCCCTCCGACCCCCAACTCCGTTCCGTCGTGATCTTCCGTGACGAGCTGGTCTGTGTGGTCAGCCCCAACCATGCGCTGGCAAAGGCAGGTACGGCGTCTGTGAAAGAACTTGGCCGCGAGCGTTTTGTCGCACACAATATTGCCTCGCCGCAGCGGCAACGAGTCTTTCAGGCGTTTGCCCAGCATCGGACAAAGCTCCCAATCTGGGTTGAGCTTCCGTCTCTGGACGCGATCAAGCGATTCGTGGCGATGGGCAACGGTGTGGCCTTATCCCCCAAGTTGACCGTCGCTTCCGAGTTGAGAACAGGCGCCTTGGTAGAGGTGAAGGCCCGGGAGCTGAACTTCGAGCGCAAGCTTCGCGTGGTGTATCGCAAACAGACGGCTTTGTCCCATACCGCACGCGCGTTTTTGAAGATTGCCGAGGAGTATGCGGTGCAGCAGGGGGATCCATACTACTTCCAGGCAGAGCGGGTTTCACGGGTTGGAAATTAA
- the galE gene encoding UDP-glucose 4-epimerase GalE: MNFLVTGGAGYIGGTVSRILLQQGAKVTIYDNLCHAKASALPAQAAFIQGDLLDRQLIEKTLREGKFDAILHFAALIEAGESMKKPELYFRNNTGGTLNLLEAMLATGQNKLVFSSTAACYGEPESTPILETAKLQPTNAYGESKLLSETMMRWMSEIHGLRYAALRYFNVAGAIEGYGEAHEPESHLIPLILDVALGRRQSIKIYGQDYPTADGTCVRDYIHVQDLAEAHILALKALEQPGHHIFNLGSGQGFTVRQVIESARRVTGHAIPVIEEPRRPGDPAVLVASSDKIKSELGWKPNFPELDQIIASAWEWHQKRYA; the protein is encoded by the coding sequence ATGAATTTTTTGGTGACCGGCGGGGCCGGGTATATCGGTGGGACTGTCTCCCGTATCTTGTTGCAACAGGGAGCAAAAGTCACAATTTATGACAATCTCTGTCACGCAAAAGCCAGTGCTCTTCCCGCACAAGCGGCCTTTATCCAAGGGGATTTGCTTGATCGCCAGCTGATCGAAAAGACGCTCCGGGAAGGCAAGTTCGATGCCATTCTTCACTTCGCCGCTCTCATCGAGGCCGGCGAGAGTATGAAGAAGCCGGAACTTTATTTCCGCAACAACACCGGTGGCACCCTCAACCTTCTGGAGGCGATGTTAGCTACCGGACAGAACAAGCTCGTCTTCAGCTCCACCGCGGCCTGCTATGGAGAGCCGGAATCGACGCCGATCCTCGAAACGGCCAAGCTGCAACCAACCAATGCCTATGGCGAGTCGAAGCTGCTCTCAGAGACCATGATGCGCTGGATGAGCGAGATCCACGGTCTGCGCTATGCCGCGTTGCGTTATTTCAACGTCGCAGGAGCCATCGAAGGATATGGCGAAGCGCACGAGCCGGAGTCGCACCTGATTCCGTTGATTCTGGACGTTGCGCTCGGTCGTCGCCAATCGATCAAAATCTACGGACAGGACTACCCCACCGCGGACGGTACCTGTGTTCGTGACTATATCCATGTTCAGGACCTGGCAGAAGCCCACATCCTGGCGCTCAAGGCGCTCGAACAGCCCGGCCACCACATCTTCAATCTCGGAAGCGGACAGGGATTTACCGTGCGCCAGGTGATTGAATCGGCACGCCGTGTCACCGGTCACGCGATTCCGGTGATCGAAGAACCGCGCCGCCCGGGAGATCCCGCTGTTCTTGTTGCCAGTTCGGACAAGATTAAGAGCGAGCTCGGCTGGAAACCGAACTTCCCTGAGTTGGACCAGATCATCGCCTCCGCCTGGGAATGGCACCAGAAGCGATACGCGTAG
- a CDS encoding energy transducer TonB has protein sequence MARQTQTGYTGQRVVAAQQNDIAFSHFGIMNTGKQGRGSLFSALVINVTLLVVALILTAAAKKVSEAHKLTMLTAPSTPPPKPEPKPELPRPKPLPKPPVIPPTPPKIKIPETKLPDVPKPPEIKMETPKPVVLQPAPPKLVQPPPAPVKVNLGQAQAASVVNNSTHPSAVALGQTNNPIAPMTGPATSPVNLGQRGMAGMPPGSGMGPPSTKVNLGSGSPNGTLGGKDNAAQPVQGVKLGVAGGTGPLNSTGRVAGPVNLGQAAPPPMPKPAAPTNVSAATPPKVLYKPKPEYTDEARKLHLEGTVYVKVRVTASGAVQVLGISSGLGHGLDESALRVVQAMKFSPAMQNGQPVDWSGVVNVGFQML, from the coding sequence ATGGCGAGACAGACACAAACCGGATACACCGGCCAGCGCGTGGTTGCCGCGCAACAGAACGACATTGCCTTTTCGCACTTCGGAATCATGAATACCGGGAAACAGGGACGGGGCTCCCTGTTTTCGGCACTTGTTATCAATGTGACATTGTTGGTGGTTGCTCTCATTCTCACTGCAGCCGCAAAGAAGGTCTCAGAAGCTCATAAGCTCACCATGTTGACGGCTCCTTCCACGCCGCCGCCGAAGCCTGAGCCCAAGCCGGAGCTCCCGAGACCCAAACCACTTCCGAAGCCGCCAGTCATTCCTCCTACGCCCCCTAAGATTAAGATTCCTGAGACCAAGCTGCCCGATGTACCAAAGCCGCCTGAGATCAAGATGGAAACTCCGAAGCCCGTCGTGCTTCAGCCGGCTCCTCCTAAACTGGTTCAGCCGCCTCCGGCGCCAGTGAAAGTGAATCTCGGTCAGGCCCAGGCCGCCAGTGTCGTTAACAATTCGACGCATCCGTCAGCTGTCGCCCTTGGGCAGACAAACAATCCGATTGCTCCGATGACGGGACCAGCAACCAGTCCGGTGAACCTTGGCCAGCGCGGCATGGCTGGTATGCCTCCGGGAAGTGGCATGGGACCGCCGTCGACCAAGGTAAATCTTGGTTCGGGATCTCCGAACGGAACGCTGGGTGGCAAGGACAATGCGGCGCAGCCGGTGCAAGGTGTAAAGCTGGGAGTTGCTGGTGGAACGGGTCCGTTGAATTCCACCGGGCGAGTTGCCGGACCTGTAAATCTGGGGCAAGCGGCGCCTCCGCCTATGCCCAAGCCGGCAGCGCCGACAAATGTATCTGCCGCGACTCCGCCGAAGGTGCTGTACAAGCCGAAGCCGGAGTATACGGACGAGGCGCGTAAGCTGCATCTGGAAGGAACCGTCTACGTAAAGGTCCGCGTGACTGCCTCTGGAGCAGTGCAGGTGCTGGGCATCAGCAGTGGTCTGGGGCATGGTCTGGATGAGTCGGCGCTCCGTGTCGTCCAGGCGATGAAGTTCTCGCCGGCAATGCAGAACGGTCAGCCAGTGGACTGGTCAGGTGTTGTAAACGTAGGCTTTCAGATGTTGTAG
- a CDS encoding outer membrane beta-barrel protein: protein MDFLQVIRKSLALFSLAVALPAVHAQSVYTASRRADLQVGGGYSIAKPDSTADKFKGFYLYFDLDLKHHLGIEGEFHKVNQDDPGKEYEKTYEIGPRYSRSFKDGLFRPYIKGMYGRGVYNFQLPGTSTAYANLAYNIWAAGGGLDVRANRRINIRVFDYEYQDWPGYQPHGIAPQVMSFGVAYHFGSDSRYPTKR from the coding sequence TTGGATTTCTTGCAGGTAATCAGAAAGTCTCTCGCGCTATTCTCACTCGCTGTCGCGCTGCCCGCGGTACATGCTCAGTCGGTTTATACGGCGAGCCGAAGAGCTGACCTTCAGGTCGGCGGCGGTTATTCGATCGCCAAACCCGACTCGACCGCGGATAAATTCAAGGGGTTCTACCTCTATTTCGATCTCGACTTGAAGCATCACCTGGGAATTGAAGGTGAGTTTCACAAGGTCAATCAGGACGACCCTGGGAAGGAATACGAGAAAACGTATGAGATCGGGCCTCGATACAGCCGGTCATTCAAGGATGGTCTGTTCCGTCCGTACATCAAGGGGATGTATGGACGCGGGGTCTACAATTTTCAGCTACCCGGAACTAGTACTGCTTATGCGAACTTGGCCTACAACATCTGGGCTGCCGGCGGTGGTTTGGATGTCCGCGCGAATCGCCGGATCAATATTCGCGTGTTCGATTACGAATATCAGGATTGGCCTGGATATCAGCCTCATGGCATCGCGCCACAGGTAATGTCGTTTGGCGTGGCCTATCACTTCGGTTCCGACAGTCGCTATCCGACGAAACGCTAG
- a CDS encoding outer membrane protein yields MMKRMLLGALLLSAGSAMMAQESRQDISVSAIGVWQPQVNGNGSQLNASMTMGGLVSYRYLVTPRSGLEVNYSFSQYTDYFRTSFTRPAVHVRQQEITGAYVYSRNYGNYNPFVEVGVGGYIMSPIRDFGTTSLDTKQNTNIGALFGAGVAYELSPSWDLRVAYRAFVLKAPNFGLDSVATRRYTVISTPAVGFAYHF; encoded by the coding sequence ATGATGAAACGGATGTTGTTGGGTGCGCTGCTGCTGAGTGCCGGCAGCGCGATGATGGCGCAGGAGAGCCGGCAAGACATTAGCGTGAGCGCCATCGGAGTATGGCAGCCTCAGGTCAATGGAAACGGCTCCCAGCTAAATGCCAGCATGACCATGGGCGGTCTGGTCAGCTACCGCTACCTGGTAACCCCGCGCAGCGGCCTGGAAGTGAACTACTCCTTCTCGCAGTACACGGACTACTTCCGCACCAGCTTTACCCGGCCCGCGGTTCATGTCCGCCAGCAGGAGATCACAGGCGCCTACGTCTACTCCCGCAACTACGGTAACTACAACCCGTTTGTTGAGGTGGGCGTTGGCGGCTACATTATGAGCCCGATCCGCGACTTCGGTACTACCAGTCTGGATACGAAGCAGAACACGAACATCGGCGCGCTCTTCGGTGCCGGTGTTGCCTATGAGCTCAGCCCGAGCTGGGATCTGCGTGTCGCCTACCGCGCTTTCGTGCTGAAGGCGCCGAACTTCGGTCTCGACTCCGTAGCAACCCGCCGCTATACCGTCATCTCGACCCCGGCGGTCGGCTTCGCCTACCACTTCTAA
- a CDS encoding DUF421 domain-containing protein: MLEHMFHLPSTVTLLEKILRPVLVYLCLIGFLRLFGKRELAQLNPFDLVVLLSLSNTVQNAIIGDDNSVSGGVIGAFSLLAINWITSVALYRIPNLDRVLQGNETVLILHGRVDKKAMEREHLTDHDLLEVMHKEGFHSFEAVDLCSLQPNGTFYVEGKKPSAMEESAREMREGIEALRQEIAALRAQLGQSS, encoded by the coding sequence ATGCTCGAACATATGTTCCACCTGCCCTCGACGGTTACGCTTCTCGAGAAGATTCTGCGTCCCGTCCTGGTGTACCTCTGCCTGATCGGTTTCCTGCGGCTCTTCGGCAAGCGGGAGCTGGCGCAGCTAAATCCGTTCGACCTGGTGGTTCTGCTTTCGCTGTCCAATACAGTGCAAAACGCCATCATCGGCGACGATAACTCCGTTTCCGGAGGAGTCATCGGGGCATTTTCCCTGCTCGCCATCAACTGGATAACCAGTGTCGCCCTGTACCGGATACCGAATCTGGATCGCGTGTTACAGGGGAACGAGACGGTGCTGATCCTTCACGGGCGGGTGGACAAGAAGGCGATGGAGCGGGAGCATCTGACGGATCATGACCTGCTGGAGGTCATGCATAAAGAGGGCTTCCATTCCTTTGAAGCTGTTGATCTCTGCAGTCTGCAGCCCAACGGGACCTTTTATGTGGAAGGGAAGAAGCCCTCGGCGATGGAGGAGAGCGCTCGCGAGATGAGGGAGGGCATCGAAGCCCTGCGGCAGGAGATTGCGGCGCTGCGAGCACAGTTAGGACAATCGTCGTAG